A genome region from Candidatus Methylomirabilis sp. includes the following:
- a CDS encoding YiiX/YebB-like N1pC/P60 family cysteine hydrolase, whose amino-acid sequence MQCTRSSVSVAALLLCVSCQAAIRKEPGETIALRGEDLSGVSESALEEKIARDLVAVRHVIQGLAALEQHVTREAALLGDRATRSYTQDENDRIRALLQSYLNYRSVLLRLLGYHSSFETVGREDLRLKSFLLAYVSGLILYREGILLVTTFRARPLARAKLNEPEPVWGIPPDIFETVYSNITSLTNVQLVGEAWDFYTAQAPRMAHHGLVEGSEFGWLHDTIQQQQQFIEANAVNIWAGKWDILWRRLGLLRRLPTYNAAAIVGTFASQTKVWISRPLISREQVQELKGILQPGDIILERRNWYLSNGFLPGYWPHMALYVGTAADLERRGLATHPLVQPHLERYRQPDRNGFEHRAIEAVVWGVISSSLEETAAADQIAVLRPRVSEARKDAAIARAFSHYGKPYDFDFDFFSTDRLACTELVFRAYDEFIAGERIGFPLVRILGRDTLPPDEIVRMVGREYALDRLGEAAGLPQMRQLDFVLFLDGNFWTGRAPLANLERFFQSAERPARGPAAEERVREGPGS is encoded by the coding sequence ATGCAGTGCACCCGCTCCTCCGTCTCGGTCGCTGCCCTCCTCCTGTGTGTTTCCTGCCAGGCTGCCATCCGGAAGGAACCCGGGGAGACGATCGCGCTGCGGGGCGAGGATCTCTCGGGCGTCTCGGAGAGCGCCCTGGAGGAGAAGATCGCGCGGGACCTCGTGGCGGTCCGCCATGTGATCCAGGGGCTGGCAGCCCTGGAGCAGCACGTCACCCGGGAGGCCGCCCTTCTGGGGGATCGTGCCACCCGGTCCTACACGCAGGACGAGAACGACCGGATCCGGGCCCTGCTCCAGAGCTACCTCAACTACCGGTCCGTCCTCCTCCGGCTCCTCGGGTACCACAGCTCCTTCGAGACCGTCGGCCGGGAAGATCTCCGGCTGAAGAGCTTCCTCCTGGCCTACGTCTCCGGGCTGATCCTTTACCGGGAAGGGATCCTGCTGGTGACGACCTTTCGGGCCCGCCCCCTGGCCCGCGCCAAGCTGAACGAGCCGGAGCCGGTCTGGGGGATCCCGCCCGATATCTTCGAGACGGTCTACAGCAACATCACCTCCCTCACCAACGTGCAGCTCGTGGGGGAGGCCTGGGACTTCTACACGGCGCAGGCGCCCCGGATGGCGCACCACGGGCTGGTGGAAGGCTCGGAGTTCGGCTGGCTCCACGACACCATCCAGCAGCAGCAGCAGTTCATCGAGGCGAACGCCGTCAACATCTGGGCGGGGAAGTGGGATATCCTGTGGCGGAGGCTCGGTCTTCTCCGTCGCCTGCCGACGTATAATGCCGCGGCCATCGTGGGGACCTTCGCCAGCCAGACGAAGGTCTGGATCTCCCGGCCGCTCATCAGCCGCGAGCAGGTGCAGGAGCTGAAGGGGATACTGCAACCTGGGGACATCATCCTGGAGCGGCGGAACTGGTACCTGAGCAACGGGTTCCTGCCGGGGTACTGGCCCCACATGGCGCTCTACGTGGGCACCGCCGCGGACCTCGAGCGGCGGGGGCTCGCCACCCACCCCCTGGTCCAGCCGCACCTGGAGCGATACCGGCAACCCGACCGGAACGGGTTCGAGCATCGGGCGATCGAGGCGGTGGTGTGGGGGGTGATTTCTTCTTCTCTCGAGGAGACGGCGGCCGCGGATCAGATCGCCGTTCTCCGGCCGCGGGTCTCGGAGGCGCGGAAGGACGCCGCGATCGCGCGGGCGTTCTCGCACTACGGCAAGCCGTACGATTTCGACTTTGACTTTTTCTCCACCGACCGGCTGGCCTGCACGGAGCTGGTCTTCCGCGCCTACGACGAGTTCATCGCTGGCGAGCGGATCGGGTTCCCCCTGGTTCGCATCCTGGGGCGGGACACGCTCCCGCCCGACGAGATCGTGCGGATGGTGGGGCGGGAGTACGCCCTGGACCGACTGGGGGAGGCGGCCGGCCTGCCGCAGATGCGCCAGCTCGACTTTGTGCTCTTCCTGGACGGGAACTTCTGGACGGGGCGGGCCCCCCTGGCGAATCTGGAGAGGTTCTTCCAGTCCGCCGAGCGCCCGGCTCGGGGACCGGCGGCGGAGGAGAGGGTCCGCGAGGGACCCGGCTCGTGA
- a CDS encoding radical SAM protein, with the protein MASRAYSVSWNLTRRCNLTCAHCYMSASAGADTAQELTTAECRRVMGEIAAVNPHVFLILTGGEPLLRPDLFPLAAEAAARGFTVVLGTNGVLLRERQARLMRASGIQGASISLDSTEEKRHDAFRHLAGSWRGAIRATEALRAEGLDFSIHTSVTSWNVEEIPAMVDLAQSLGARVLNFFFLVRTGRGQDLTDITPAQYEQILTYLARVQGAGTAAGGRDAPAPSALDRPEDPWTVPAGRSGALLIRAKCAPHFRRILYALDPGSPLLANYAHGSCPAGKAYCRITPEGDVTPCPYLPVSAGNLREQAFDAIWRTAGILGDLREGRLGGRCGACEFSQICGGCRCRAYATFGDYLAEDPACAYQPGAYGGRVITLPAEQTFGLELRLAREWTAAARERLQRLPAFARGMVARGVERYAEEHGIAVVTPEVMQAVRAAAEARFGRAFRFAEFPRTSPTSPDPPPRPEAAGGPGALDRGTAEPV; encoded by the coding sequence ATGGCCTCCCGCGCGTACTCCGTCTCCTGGAACCTCACCCGGCGCTGCAACCTGACCTGCGCCCACTGTTACATGAGCGCCTCCGCCGGCGCGGACACCGCGCAGGAGCTCACGACCGCGGAGTGCCGCCGGGTGATGGGGGAGATCGCGGCCGTCAACCCGCATGTCTTCCTCATCCTGACGGGGGGGGAGCCGCTCCTGCGCCCGGACCTCTTCCCCCTGGCCGCCGAGGCGGCCGCCCGGGGGTTCACGGTGGTCCTGGGGACCAATGGGGTGCTCCTGCGAGAGCGGCAGGCCCGCCTGATGCGGGCGAGCGGCATCCAGGGGGCCAGCATCAGCCTCGACTCCACCGAGGAGAAGCGGCACGACGCGTTCCGCCACCTCGCGGGGTCCTGGCGGGGGGCGATCCGGGCCACCGAGGCGCTCCGGGCGGAGGGCCTCGACTTCTCCATCCACACGAGCGTCACCTCCTGGAACGTGGAAGAGATCCCGGCCATGGTCGACCTGGCCCAGTCCCTGGGCGCCCGGGTCCTGAACTTCTTCTTCCTGGTGCGCACGGGGCGCGGCCAGGACCTGACGGACATCACCCCCGCCCAGTACGAGCAGATCCTGACCTATCTGGCCCGGGTCCAGGGGGCCGGCACGGCCGCGGGCGGCAGGGACGCCCCGGCCCCGTCCGCCCTCGACCGCCCGGAGGATCCGTGGACCGTCCCCGCGGGCCGCTCGGGCGCGCTCCTCATCCGCGCGAAGTGCGCGCCCCATTTCCGGCGGATCCTGTACGCCCTCGACCCCGGCTCCCCGCTGCTCGCGAATTACGCCCACGGGAGCTGCCCCGCGGGGAAGGCCTACTGCCGGATCACCCCGGAGGGGGACGTCACCCCCTGCCCGTACCTGCCGGTCTCCGCCGGAAACCTCCGGGAGCAGGCCTTCGACGCCATCTGGCGCACCGCCGGCATCCTCGGCGACCTCCGGGAGGGGCGCCTCGGGGGGCGCTGCGGCGCCTGCGAGTTCTCGCAGATCTGTGGGGGGTGCCGCTGCCGGGCCTATGCGACGTTCGGGGACTACCTCGCCGAGGACCCGGCCTGCGCCTACCAGCCGGGGGCGTACGGCGGGCGGGTGATCACGCTCCCCGCGGAGCAGACGTTCGGCCTGGAACTTCGCCTCGCGCGGGAATGGACTGCGGCGGCGCGGGAGCGCCTGCAGCGCCTGCCGGCCTTCGCCCGGGGAATGGTGGCGCGGGGCGTGGAGCGCTACGCGGAGGAGCACGGGATTGCCGTCGTCACTCCCGAGGTGATGCAGGCCGTCCGGGCGGCCGCCGAAGCCCGCTTCGGGCGCGCCTTTCGCTTCGCCGAGTTCCCCCGCACCTCGCCCACGTCGCCGGATCCCCCGCCCCGCCCCGAGGCAGCGGGGGGGCCCGGGGCGCTTGACAGGGGGACAGCGGAGCCGGTATAG